In one Magallana gigas chromosome 9, xbMagGiga1.1, whole genome shotgun sequence genomic region, the following are encoded:
- the LOC117691754 gene encoding uncharacterized protein, with product MLSILLVLVSIVQTTVSTTTHHPHHGINEGLSFHYDAETHIMALKTHGHCYLYVLTAHQQHSVHTSMGLHAIEKTMIDLVDSHGSFVHFSAQELSLLSHGLGHFCAHATVLRIN from the exons ATGTTGTCAATATTGCTTGTCCTAGTTAGTATTGTTCAAACG ACAGTTTCTACAACAACTCACCACCCACACCATGGCATTAATGAGGGATTGTCTTTCCACTACGATGCTGAAACA CACATTATGGCGTTGAAGACTCACGGCCATTGTTATCTGTACGTGCTGACGGCTCATCAACAACACAGCGTGCACACGTCCATGGGTCTGCACGCAATTGag aaaacaatgataGATCTGGTGGACTCCCATGGAAGCTTTGTGCATTTCTCCGCTCAGGAACTCAGCCTGTTGAGTCACGGACTCGGCCATTTCTGTGCTCACGCTACAGTATTGAGAATCAACTGA
- the LOC105336142 gene encoding uncharacterized protein, translating to MHPQRFFTILFSFIGTGVCIFIQIDNCNTSKSYVNHSLPDRPDFYRSIHLQKAHLVGESLGTVVFCMIHEIYTHLKYIEEKLQDPMEDILCSRPCKRDGFQEKSRKKSAILPPKRWSHSQASAILGLLLDKFVEYR from the exons ATGCATCCGCAGCGGTTTTTCAccatattgttttcatttatcgGAACCGGAGTTTGTATATTCATACAAATTGACAACTGCA ATACCTCTAAGTCCTACGTGAACCACTCGCTGCCGGACCGGCCTGACTTCTACCGCAGCATCCACCTACAGAAGGCCCACCTGGTGGGGGAGAGCCTGGGAACTGTCGTCTTTTGCATG ATACATGAAATTTACACGCACCTAAAGTATATAGAGGAAAAGCTGCAGGATCCAATGGAAGATATATTGTGCTCCAGACCTTGCAAACGAGACGGGTTCCAAGAAAAATCA AGGAAAAAAAGTGCGATTCTACCTCCCAAAAGATGGTCCCATTCACAAGCTTCGGCG ATTTTAGGACTGCTACTTGACAAATTTGTGGAATATCGATGA